A single window of Salvia splendens isolate huo1 chromosome 8, SspV2, whole genome shotgun sequence DNA harbors:
- the LOC121745169 gene encoding ETHYLENE INSENSITIVE 3-like 1 protein, with translation MMMFEDMGFGDIDVFQSLPVNGADTCALQPAEADAEAVAEDDDYSDEEIDMDELEKRMWRDKMRLKRLKEMSKGREGVDCVKQWHSHSQEQARRKKMSRAQDGILKYMLKMMEVCNAQGFVYGIIPENGKPVSGASDNLREWWKDKVRFDRNGPAAIAKYLSDNKIPGKKEGCSAIGPTPHTLQELQDTTLGSLLSALMQHCDPPQRRFPLEKGVSPPWWPTGNEEWWHQLGLQRDQGGPPPYKKPHDLKKAFKVGVLTAVIKHMSPDIAKIRKLVRQSKGLQDKMTAKESATWLAIVNQEEAIARVLYPNHRPPLSSSEGSGPFPINEYDVEGVEASNFDVHEQKPNPLALFHPLIKDESIINLDFSKKRKSSNDTNGATMMMDQPPTLFSDARRDRAWRDNHNHQPEFGVSSFNNNNQMNGMKLPTAFPPNPGSFDLSGAGVPEDGQRMINELMSFYESNLNAGNNKKEVETVNVADDGGLFRSADGFPTMFSSPFNMSASADFGEGFPRDNMAKQDVPMWY, from the coding sequence ATGATGATGTTTGAAGACATGGGGTTTGGAGACATTGATGTCTTTCAATCTCTCCCTGTAAACGGTGCAGATACGTGTGCTCTGCAGCCTGCGGAGGCGGATGCCGAGGCCGTGGCAGAGGATGATGACTACTCCGATGAGGAGATCGACATGGATGAGCTCGAGAAGAGAATGTGGAGGGACAAGATGCGGCTGAAGCGGCTCAAGGAGATGAGCAAGGGGAGAGAAGGTGTTGATTGTGTGAAGCAATGGCATTCGCATTCGCAGGAGCAGgctaggaggaagaagatgtcGAGGGCGCAGGATGGGATCTTGAAGTACATGTTGAAAATGATGGAAGTGTGCAACGCTCAGGGGTTCGTGTATGGGATCATCCCTGAGAATGGCAAGCCCGTGAGTGGGGCCTCTGACAATCTGAGGGAGTGGTGGAAGGATAAGGTGAGGTTTGATCGCAACGGGCCAGCTGCGATAGCTAAGTACCTATCGGATAACAAGATCCCGGGCAAGAAGGAGGGGTGTAGTGCTATTGGCCCGACCCCTCACACGTTGCAGGAGCTTCAGGACACCACCCTCGGGTCCCTGCTATCGGCTTTGATGCAGCACTGTGACCCTCCCCAGAGGCGATTCCCGTTGGAGAAGGGGGTTTCTCCTCCGTGGTGGCCAACTGGGAATGAGGAGTGGTGGCATCAGCTAGGCCTGCAGAGGGACCAGGGTGGCCCTCCGCCTTACAAGAAGCCTCACGACTTGAAGAAGGCGTTCAAGGTTGGCGTCCTGACCGCTGTCATCAAGCACATGTCTCCGGATATTGCTAAGATCCGGAAGCTCGTGAGGCAGTCCAAGGGTTTGCAGGACAAAATGACGGCCAAGGAGAGCGCAACGTGGCTGGCCATTGTTAACCAAGAGGAAGCCATTGCTCGAGTGCTCTACCCCAACCACCGCCCGCCCCTCTCCTCCTCCGAGGGCAGCGGACCATTCCCCATCAATGAGTACGACGTGGAAGGGGTCGAGGCGTCTAACTTTGACGTGCACGAGCAGAAGCCTAACCCGCTCGCTCTGTTTCATCCCCTCATCAAGGATGAATCCATCATCAACTTGGACTTCTCCAAGAAGCGAAAATCGAGCAACGACACAAATGGCGCTACGATGATGATGGATCAACCGCCAACACTCTTCAGCGATGCTCGCCGTGATCGAGCTTGGAGAGACAACCACAACCACCAGCCTGAGTTTGGAGTTTCAAGCTTCAACAACAACAATCAAATGAACGGGATGAAGCTGCCAACCGCGTTTCCTCCGAATCCAGGCTCTTTCGATCTGTCCGGAGCTGGGGTTCCGGAAGACGGGCAGAGGATGATCAACGAGCTTATGTCGTTTTACGAAAGCAATTTGAATGCAGGCAATAATAAAAAGGAGGTGGAGACTGTGAACGTAGCCGATGATGGTGGGCTGTTCCGGTCGGCTGATGGTTTCCCGACGATGTTTAGCTCGCCGTTCAACATGTCTGCGTCGGCGGACTTCGGCGAGGGCTTTCCGAGGGACAACATGGCGAAGCAGGATGTGCCTATGTGGTACTAA
- the LOC121742973 gene encoding uncharacterized protein LOC121742973 has product MATKAIHEALTKNSNFSSRGLFSESFVGASSAAATSFAIAIPFAYRALFGDGPMHIAYCDAGAVLDEDFSSVMQSGQVGYVDASVGVKNSKSFSTWNTFGNEVRDSFKQYDIQLKPLFSAFHWKNFGLTSLRSFMLFYLPLLEPRPPREDDEEDFLVENPEEHHVDLVEPFKKSVIQIARETSVVTTRRILERLAVHFASQRIAWKLLKDVPKSAIRKAARKMPTCTFCFCVSRTTLRGHLLGVVASWAVQVGVNIYGFLYTITKSKNDSDATIDTAEEIKTLGKKVYGTSVRCVSSLVFASIGAGIGATLIRPSTGQWVGCLLGDLGGPIIVTFGFEKLGWVL; this is encoded by the exons ATGGCGACCAAGGCAATACATGAAGCGCTTACGAAAAATTCCAACTTTAGCTCCAGAGGCCTATTCTCCGAAAGCTTTGTGGGTGCTTCATCCGCCGCCGCCACTTCTTTCGCCATTGCAATTCCTTTTGCATATCGAGCTTTGTTTGG GGATGGCCCTATGCACATTGCCTATTGTGATGCTGGTGCAGTCCTAGATGAAGATTTCAGTTCTGTTATGCAGAGCGGGCAAGTTGGCTATGTTGATGCATCTGTTGGTGTGAAGAACAGTAAAAGTTTTTCGACTTGGAATACTTTCGGGAATGAAGTAAGAGACAGTTTCAAGCAGTATGACATCCAGCTGAAACCACTCTTCTCAGCATTTCATTGGAAAAATTTTGGCCTGACATCATTGAGGTCTTTTATGTTATTCTATTTGCCTCTTTTGGAACCCCGTCCACCCAGAGAAGATGACGAGGAAGATTTTCTAGTTGAGAATCCAGAAGAACATCATGTAGATTTGGTTGAGCCATTTAAGAAATCAGTGATACAAATAGCGCGTGAG ACGAGTGTGGTTACCACAAGGCGTATCCTCGAAAGACTTGCTGTTCATTTTGCTTCACAACGCATAGCATGGAAACTTCTCAAGG ATGTTCCCAAATCCGCAATTCGGAAGGCAGCAAGGAAAATGCCAACTTGTACATTCTGTTTCTGTGTCAGCAGAACCACCCTCAGAG GACATCTCCTCGGAGTTGTAGCTTCGTGGGCTGTTCAAGTTGGCGTCAATATATATGGATTTCTTTACACTATAACTAAATCCAAGAATGACAGTGATGCAACAATTGATACAGCCGAGGAAATTAAGACACTCGGAAAGAAGGTTTATGGTACCAGTGTCCGATGTGTTTCCTCACTCGTTTTTGCATCTATCGGAGCTGGCATTGGAGCTACGTTGATTCGTCCCTCAACGGGGCAGTGGGTTG GGTGTTTGCTCGGGGATTTAGGAGGACCGATTATCGTTACATTCGGTTTTGAGAAACTTGGTTGGGTACTCTGA
- the LOC121743891 gene encoding NDR1/HIN1-like protein 13 has translation MAAAADSPPPPSTAAPPQAKSDQIKKPPPTNLAPPPATYVFQLPREQIFRYPPPGNAAKYEKLSRDRERRSFCCRCCCFTLCLLFLLIIAAAVSAVAMYLVFGFQSPSYTVTKVSVHGMNLTSTSPISPGFDVIVRAENPNRKVGIYYLKESSVNVYYDGVMLGYGVLPDFYQPRKNVTVVQVTVAGSGIVLGSAVKTKLRNAQSRGKVPLVLTVEAPVKFKVGAVKTWAITAKVKCDVVLDKLSDKAQIVSKHCDYSVKLLG, from the coding sequence ATGGCTGCCGCCGCAGACTCTCCGCCTCCGCCCTCAACTGCCGCACCACCACAGGCTAAGTCCGACCAGATTAAGAAGCCGCCGCCGACGAATCTGGCTCCTCCACCCGCAACCTACGTCTTCCAGCTACCGAGAGAGCAGATCTTCCGCTATCCTCCGCCGGGAAACGCCGCAAAATACGAGAAGCTCAGCCGCGATAGAGAACGCCGGAGCTTCTGCTGCAGATGCTGCTGCTTCACCTTATGCCTCCTCTTCCTCCTGATCATCGCCGCCGCCGTCTCCGCCGTAGCGATGTACCTCGTCTTCGGATTCCAATCGCCGAGTTACACAGTGACCAAAGTCTCTGTACACGGAATGAATCTAACTTCCACCTCGCCGATCTCACCGGGATTCGACGTCATCGTCAGAGCCGAGAACCCTAATCGCAAGGTCGGCATCTACTATTTGAAGGAAAGCTCCGTAAATGTTTACTACGACGGAGTGATGCTCGGTTACGGCGTTTTGCCCGATTTCTACCAGCCGAGGAAGAACGTGACGGTGGTGCAGGTGACGGTCGCGGGTTCCGGCATCGTTCTCGGCAGTGCCGTGAAAACGAAGTTAAGGAATGCGCAGAGCCGCGGGAAAGTGCCGTTAGTGTTGACGGTAGAGGCGCCCGTTAAGTTTAAAGTAGGAGCCGTTAAGACGTGGGCAATCACCGCCAAGGTGAAGTGCGACGTCGTTTTGGACAAGTTGAGTGACAAAGCACAAATTGTTTCTAAGCATTGTGATTATAGCGTTAAACTTTTAGGATAG